In one window of Meleagris gallopavo isolate NT-WF06-2002-E0010 breed Aviagen turkey brand Nicholas breeding stock chromosome 4, Turkey_5.1, whole genome shotgun sequence DNA:
- the SFRP2 gene encoding secreted frizzled-related protein 2, producing the protein MPRRLCALFLLASQCLGSAAGLFPFGEPDFSYKRSNCKPIPAPMLLCRGIEYQSMRLPNLLGHETVQEVLEQASTWIPLVQKQCHPDTRKFLCSLFAPVCIDDLDEIIQPCHSLCEEVKESCAPVMSAFGFPWPDMLDCSRFPKDNDLCIPLASSDHILPVTREAPKVCDACKNKNEDDNDIMENLCKNDFALKIKVKEIAYINGDTKITPETKSKTIYKLNGLTERDLRKIVLWLKGGLQCTCDEMNDINVPYLVMGQKQAGELVITSLKRWQKGQRAFKRFSRSIRKLQC; encoded by the exons ATGCCGCGCCGCCTCTGcgccctgttcctgctggcctCCCAGTGCCTGGGTTCGGCCGCCGGGCTCTTCCCCTTCGGGGAGCCCGACTTCTCCTACAAGCGCTCCAACTGCAAACCCATCCCCGCCCCGATGCTACTGTGCCGAGGCATCGAGTACCAGAGCATGCGGCTGCCCAACCTGCTGGGGCATGAGACGGtgcaggaggtgctggagcaggccTCCACCTGGATCCCGCTGGTGCAGAAGCAGTGTCACCCCGACACCAGGAAGTTCCTCTGCTCCCTCTTTGCCCCCGTCTGCATCGACGACCTGGACGAGATCATCCAGCCCTGCCACTCGCTCTGTGAGGAGGTGAAGGAGAGCTGCGCGCCAGTGATGTCAGCTTTCGGCTTCCCCTGGCCCGACATGCTGGACTGCAGCCGCTTCCCCAAGGACAACGACCTCTGCATCCCGCTGGCCAGCAGTGACCACATTCTCCCGGTCACCAGGGAAG CACCCAAAGTCTGCGATGCGTGCAAGAACAAAAATGAGGACGATAACGACATCATGGAAAACCTCTGCAAAAATGACTTTG CCTTGAAGATAAAAGTGAAGGAGATTGCCTACATCAATGGGGATACCAAGATCACCCCTGAAACAAAGAGCAAGACCATCTACAAGCTGAATGGGCTGACTGAAAGAGATCTGAGGAAGATCGTGCTCTGGCTAAAAGGTGGCCTCCAGTGTACCTGTGATGAGATGAACGACATCAACGTCCCCTACTTGGTGATGGGGCAAAAGCAAGCTGGGGAACTGGTGATCACCTCGCTGAAGCGGTGGCAAAAAGGGCAGCGGGCTTTCAAGCGGTTCTCCCGCAGCATCCGCAAACTGCAGTGTTAG